Proteins encoded in a region of the Vicia villosa cultivar HV-30 ecotype Madison, WI linkage group LG5, Vvil1.0, whole genome shotgun sequence genome:
- the LOC131605103 gene encoding uncharacterized protein LOC131605103 → MLKSLSIVDAGAEEEAVLLSILCDLHSVRGMQDKVGLPNANKQYYVLSFYKLIMQVEPLDQINESIKEVIALLWEVKVPSKVKIFIWRLLFDKLFTRHQLIRRNIIPNSMENHCPFSTVSEENVFHLFFNSHTIVSVWDHVLLWLDKENSRLNDTTEHFLLFNKALSGS, encoded by the coding sequence ATGTTAAAGTCGTTGTCTATTGTAGATGCAGGAGCAGAGGAGGAAGCGGTTTTGTTGAGCATTTTGTGTGATCTGCATTCGGTTCGGGGTATGCAGGATAAAGTTGGGCTGCCAAATGCCAATAAACAATATTATGTTCTGTCATTCTACAAACTAATAATGCAGGTGGAGCCTTTGGATCAGATTAACGAATCAATCAAGGAAGTAATTGCATTACTGTGGGAAGTAAAAGTTCCATCGAaagtcaaaatttttatttggaGACTGTTGTTTGACAAGCTGTTCACTAGGCATCAACTCATTCGAAGAAATATCATACCGAATTCAATGGAGAATCATTGCCCTTTCTCCACGGTTAGTGAAGAGAATGTGTTTCACTTGTTTTTTAACAGTCACACTATTGTTTCAGTTTGGGATCATGTGTTGCTTTGGCTGGATAAAGAGAATTCGAGGTTGAACGATACCACTGAGCATTTTTTGCTATTTAATAAGGCTCTTAGTGgtagttga